A DNA window from Actinokineospora baliensis contains the following coding sequences:
- a CDS encoding SRPBCC domain-containing protein: MTDPLRRTDSWTRSDPIAVSDPGLTQDAGWQIGVSRTLPHPLAKVWDLISGTTGISMWLGAGATLSPTRGTRYQTRDGAVGDVRGYRERDRIRITCKPPGWDHFTTIQVTVSAKAPDKTLLRFHQEWLADAGERLRQRDHWTTVMDRVAGALDSTP; this comes from the coding sequence GTGACCGATCCCCTGCGCCGCACGGATTCCTGGACCCGCTCAGACCCGATCGCGGTGTCCGACCCCGGCCTGACCCAGGACGCGGGCTGGCAGATCGGCGTGTCCCGCACCCTGCCGCACCCGCTGGCGAAGGTGTGGGACCTGATCAGCGGCACAACCGGCATCTCGATGTGGCTCGGCGCGGGCGCCACCCTGTCCCCCACCCGAGGCACCCGCTACCAAACCCGCGACGGCGCGGTAGGCGACGTCCGCGGCTACCGAGAACGCGACCGGATCCGGATCACCTGCAAACCCCCCGGCTGGGACCACTTCACCACCATCCAGGTCACCGTCTCGGCCAAAGCCCCCGACAAGACCCTCCTCCGCTTCCACCAAGAATGGCTCGCCGACGCGGGCGAACGCCTCCGCCAACGCGACCACTGGACCACCGTGATGGACCGGGTCGCCGGAGCCCTGGACTCCACGCCGTAA
- a CDS encoding PIN-like domain-containing protein produces MVDQKSGLYAGFEGYRSPTQQQLRQVLTTGIVVPDTNLLLNLYRYTATARDALLKTLEKLPTLWVPHQVLAEFWRNRETVLRDPGDATKITKSLEKHQEDLREELRAWSNRVNLTPEERDALIAVLDKGFTSAVATVSELASSSMHKFHHDTNQDSVLAAMEPILDGRVGPRLAKKAHDAAVAEGRRRTQASEPPGYKDKKKDDAKAVGDYLVWEQTLVEATDRGVDVLFVTGDTKEDWWREEGGQRRGPRVELVDEMQARCGTNLYMIRPAQLLELAKAELDIDVSFASMQEIERVNRYLSALGASKDPQETHRNIEKIVGIFAANPELTDRFVRRMRAGRASDRPS; encoded by the coding sequence GTGGTGGACCAGAAGAGCGGGCTGTACGCGGGGTTCGAGGGATACCGGAGCCCAACCCAGCAACAACTGCGCCAAGTGCTGACGACCGGCATCGTCGTGCCAGACACCAACCTGCTGCTCAACCTCTACCGCTACACCGCGACCGCGCGGGACGCGCTGCTGAAGACGTTGGAGAAGCTGCCGACGTTGTGGGTGCCGCACCAGGTCTTGGCAGAGTTCTGGCGCAACCGGGAGACCGTGCTACGCGACCCGGGCGACGCCACCAAAATCACAAAAAGTCTGGAGAAGCACCAGGAGGACCTCCGCGAAGAACTGCGAGCGTGGTCGAACCGGGTGAACCTCACGCCGGAGGAACGAGACGCCCTCATCGCAGTGCTGGACAAGGGGTTCACCAGCGCAGTCGCCACGGTCTCGGAGTTGGCTTCCTCATCCATGCACAAGTTCCACCACGACACGAATCAAGACAGCGTGCTGGCAGCAATGGAACCGATCCTCGACGGACGGGTTGGCCCACGGCTGGCGAAGAAGGCACATGACGCGGCCGTGGCAGAAGGTCGGCGCCGTACACAGGCGTCGGAACCGCCCGGGTACAAAGACAAGAAGAAGGATGACGCCAAGGCGGTTGGCGACTACCTCGTCTGGGAGCAGACTCTGGTGGAGGCCACGGACCGCGGCGTCGACGTTCTGTTCGTCACCGGTGACACGAAGGAAGACTGGTGGCGCGAGGAGGGTGGCCAACGACGCGGTCCCCGTGTTGAGTTGGTTGACGAGATGCAGGCGAGGTGCGGGACGAACCTCTACATGATCCGGCCCGCCCAACTGCTCGAACTAGCCAAGGCCGAACTCGACATTGACGTCAGCTTCGCGTCTATGCAAGAGATCGAGCGGGTAAACCGCTACCTCAGCGCACTCGGAGCCAGCAAGGACCCGCAGGAGACACACCGAAACATAGAGAAGATAGTCGGCATATTTGCCGCCAACCCAGAACTGACCGACAGATTCGTCAGGCGCATGCGAGCAGGTCGCGCAAGTGACAGACCTAGTTAG